tcattaaagactgttattttggttttagagaaaaattttcaattactacttataaatttgtaagaaattttcAATCTAACTGAATTTCTTTGACCTTAACTTTTTTTATGGAATTATTGAAcatgttaaaatttgtaattatgagATGATAAAACTAAATCATTAAAGCACGGAggaatttttctatttatcagAGGGGAATTAATGTACGATTTTTTATTAATGGGAAAATCAATCAAGCATGCTTTGGttttgattatttaataatatatttgcaAAGTCAAGCTATCAATTCACTAATTATTCCAACAGATAACTATATTTTTGTTGAAGGTTAGCAATCATTATCCAAAAGTTAGTTCGGATTATAAGTccaataaatttaacatttgtttataaatttatatattaaataatgtataattaagtTAGTAATGATTGAAATTCGTTTGAtctatgatatttattattggACATCCAACCAATATTTATTCTCATACTCAATAGATATCTTCAATTCTTAACATGAAGTAATTTGTTGAAAATATCAATAGATTATGAATatgacaaaattataatatttaagtgattgtaaattttattttataagttaattttaaagtatataaatgAGTTTAAATATTATCTAATCAAATCAGATTTGTAAGATTATGTTAtacttaaagtttatttttataatatcatataatagATAGTATAATTTATCACGTCACGTTATCTACTATTGTATTCTCCCCTAATCTTACCTTAAAGATGTTCAATTTCATAAATTAGTACAAATTTTACCTCATCAAATTAGATTTATAggtttttcaattaatttaaattttagttttttaagaaatattatttagattatacataatttatttcctatttacaatttttcacGTCATTTAATAGATGTATAGTTTTATCGCTAAGTAGCAAGATGCTTAGTAATAAGGCATAaacattaagaaaattaaaaatatacatatttttatctttttccgacacctaataaaatactaacgttttaatatttttatttgatttatcataatttattttatattttaaaataaaaatgtttttctattgATGTTGAATAGATGTAATGATCACTAAATATTATTCTCAAACAATTATAAGTAGACAAAATTTACTTGCACTTCTGATATTTAGTTGAATTTCCTTTTGTGCTCCTCTTGTTGAGATCCTTGTATTGTTGATTGTTTGAAAACCATTACATTGACACTATTTTATACTAACTTTCTATTGCTATAATtgttaaaaaggaaaatgagtCACTTAGtaattttagaaagaaaaaaattagaaggaCTATAATTCATCTAATAaacattattaacaaaatatcatatttttgtcCATCTTTCAACCCAAAATATCAATATCATATATTACCAAAATTTTTAAGtcgtataaaatattttacagtCAAAAGAAACAGAAAACATTATACTTATTATGtaactatattaattattttttaatttttatttgaaatcgCAAATAAATTTGTTCTCCATGAATTGACATCAGAGTTAGTTTTTTGGGACTTCAAATTTTGATGTGGCTTGCCAGGGTTGCATTGATTTCATCAATGTTGTGGactcttttttaattattaattaaataggttttatttgtaaaagttaaattaatttaacttttaatttgtaaaGATGTTATCAACGTGACCTACTCACACTTCACTTGTAGAATGCACCCAAAACAAATTATGAAAAGTGTTTgaacataataaatttaagagCCCAATAAAATCTAAATTCACAAATGAAAGGCTTGAAGCACATAATAATCGCTCAAGGGCCTGTACTTGTCAAAACTTGGGCCTTCAATCTGGGTTGAGATGTAAAAAAAAGCCCCATATAAATGTTTCCTTTCTTtacaaaaaaaacaacacagaaaaatcaataaaaaatctaaattcacAATTGACAATAGAGATACATTAGGTATCTGATGAATGAGAATGAGTCTTCTGATCAACAGGTACAACTAAAATGAATGattcattacaaaataaattttgtaaaaacaccaataatgattttcatttctaatatgaagataataataatatcattgcATTAATAAcgattttacaaaatttgagcTCATGTACTAGTTCAGTATCAAGTCTGATCTGATAATAAGTTGAATATCTGTAAATACAAACTCAGTCAAAAAAACATCTGTTAAAGGATGATTCCCTGTATATATACTATTGGTAGATTCCCAACACATATTTGCATTTGTTAAGAGTAAAGGTGAAAGATGATGTGCCAGAACATTGGTTCTACCTAACAAAGCTATTTCTATCTTTTACCATGTTACAGACAGTGGTGGCAATCATTGGATTTTGCGTGTGGATTAGAGAATTCAGGGACCAAGGAATCATAAACACATGTCATGGATTTTGAAGACATTGGACTAGACCAGACCATCATGTAATGAAAGCTTACACCACCAAGGACAATAACATCGTTTAAAATGGTTAAGCTTTGTCTTAATGATTCTGATATCAGTGTCAGAAAGTGACTCAACTAAACCTAACAATTCTGCTTCTGAACCTGTTCATGCCTAAGTGATGTGTAAATTCAAAGCAAGTGAAACTAAATCATACATGTTGAGTACTTGTTTGTTTCCACAGTGTATGGTGTAATTTTTTGAACCTTTACAGTGAAAAACTATGAACAGAATTGTAAAGGACAAGGTAGAATAATGTGGCTTCAATTCATTCACAAGATTCTCAGCTTTATTCTTCTGTAAAGGCTAAAAGCATCTCAATTATGCCAACCAAGATCTCATTTCCCTTTTACCAAATCTTCACAGATATTCATGTCTTAATCCAAGAACTCTTTTTccaaaaaaacatgtttttttttttcatacaaatcCCGCACTAGACACTACTCAGAACCAACAGTCAAAGGAAGTATCAGAGAAACAAAAGTCACAAGCTGAACCAGCTATTCTGATAACATCACTCAAATTTCTGCaactcaaatttattttctttctgtttcctatgagaaaaaataattagtatgtATCCCTTCAACAAGAAAGgggaaagaaaaaacaaaacaaagagtcaaaacaaatacacaagaaataaaaaaacatgttaaaaaaaattaaaaagaacatGTTCCTTATCTTAACAAGAAGTAGTCTTCTGCTGAGTTCGAGATTGAATTCTTAGTATACAGTTGTGTTGAATCCTCGAACAAGATTgatatgttttttcttcatgTGCTCTTACATGCATAGATCAACAAGGAGAATTCAACTCTGTCTTTGTCTTTCTGTGCAATCTTTTCCTCTAACCACAATCTGCTATCCAAGCCACTTCTGGTTCTGAACATGAACACTGCATACCCAGAAGCAGGGTTGAAAAACCAGTTATGAACATCCCAAAGCAAATCCACCAGCAACCCATCAACAAAAATCGTTTGGTTTCCCCTGAAATTCCACTGCAGCCTCTTCACACGGATCACCGTTTTCTTATCAATGCAAACGGACAAAACAGGAGCCTTTAACCCCTCATTCTCCCCACTGCACCGGATTAAAATGTCGTGCCAAGTTCCGGTGTCACAGAACTGAGCCTTGGTGGCGTAAACGGCGTTCCCGGAGCAATGTTCACGCCGTGACAGAAGCGAAACCTTGGCCAAAAGGGTTCTCGTTTTGAACTTCTTCACCACATCTTCTTCTCCCAGAACGAGCCCTATCTCTGCATCCACCAGAATCGCCACGTAAAACC
This region of Vigna unguiculata cultivar IT97K-499-35 chromosome 5, ASM411807v1, whole genome shotgun sequence genomic DNA includes:
- the LOC114183441 gene encoding uncharacterized protein LOC114183441, which encodes MNMADIISCFNENAVNVSHSSCSSYSNNACISPTVTPSTQNSVTSVYKTTLSNQKQVLITVTWCKSHSNQGLTVTFGEDNPLAPSFRLNTNSRFFRKKKGSKVLESEESKVEVFWDLSKAKYETGPEPVEGFYVAILVDAEIGLVLGEEDVVKKFKTRTLLAKVSLLSRREHCSGNAVYATKAQFCDTGTWHDILIRCSGENEGLKAPVLSVCIDKKTVIRVKRLQWNFRGNQTIFVDGLLVDLLWDVHNWFFNPASGYAVFMFRTRSGLDSRLWLEEKIAQKDKDRVEFSLLIYACKST